In the Ramlibacter tataouinensis TTB310 genome, one interval contains:
- a CDS encoding ATP-binding protein — protein sequence MAEKFDHLIARAEQLLARIEAVLPQPLSAPDWSASVAWRLRKRSTGHGSLEPVRHVAAIRLAELKEIDPQKEKIQRNTEQFVRGQTANNVLLTGARGTGKSSLIKACLNEYAPRGLRLIEVDKADLTDLPDIVEVVAPRPEKFIVFCDDLSFEEGEAGYKALKSILDGSVAAATPNLLIYATSNRRHLLPEYMKENLSYTHTEDGEVHPGEVVEEKISLSERFGLWVSFYPFSQDEYLAIVAQWLSSLGIPAAQVEAARAEALVWALERGSRSGRVAYQFARDWAGRRGGDL from the coding sequence ATGGCCGAGAAGTTCGACCACCTCATCGCCCGCGCCGAGCAGCTGCTGGCCCGCATCGAGGCCGTGCTGCCGCAGCCGCTGTCGGCGCCCGACTGGTCGGCCTCGGTGGCCTGGCGCTTGCGCAAGCGCTCCACCGGCCACGGCTCGCTGGAGCCGGTGCGGCACGTGGCGGCGATCCGCCTGGCCGAGCTGAAGGAGATCGATCCGCAGAAGGAGAAGATCCAGCGCAACACCGAGCAGTTCGTGCGCGGCCAGACGGCCAACAACGTGCTGCTCACCGGCGCGCGCGGCACCGGCAAGAGCTCGCTGATCAAGGCCTGCCTCAACGAGTACGCGCCCCGGGGCCTGCGGCTGATCGAGGTGGACAAGGCCGACCTCACCGACCTGCCCGACATCGTGGAGGTGGTGGCGCCGCGGCCCGAGAAGTTCATCGTCTTCTGCGACGACCTGAGCTTCGAGGAGGGCGAAGCGGGCTACAAGGCGCTCAAGTCCATCCTGGACGGCTCGGTGGCCGCGGCCACGCCCAACCTGCTGATCTACGCCACCAGCAACCGGCGCCACCTGCTGCCCGAGTACATGAAGGAGAACCTCAGCTACACCCACACCGAGGACGGCGAGGTCCATCCCGGCGAGGTGGTGGAGGAGAAGATCTCCCTGTCCGAGCGCTTCGGCCTGTGGGTGAGCTTCTACCCGTTCAGCCAGGACGAGTACCTGGCCATCGTGGCGCAGTGGCTGTCCTCGCTGGGCATCCCCGCCGCGCAAGTCGAGGCCGCCCGCGCCGAAGCCCTGGTCTGGGCGCTGGAACGCGGCTCGCGCAGCGGCCGCGTGGCCTACCAGTTCGCGCGCGACTGGGCCGGCAGGCGCGGCGGCGACCTGTGA